The genome window CGTCGGTTAACCAGACGTTCGCGGCGTGTGGCATTGGATAGCTCGTGGTTCCGGAAAGGTCCAGCAGCTTCTGATTTGAGACCAGATCGTATATGCCGCTGCCTGCCACGCCCAGACGATTCTCACCCGCCGGGAAGAGTGGAAGCATCGCTAGCGGCGGATCGAAAGGGATCTCTACCTCACCCGTGACGAGGTTGACGACACCACGGTTGGCGACGGCAATCCGGGTCTCGTCGTGCAGCAGGACGCATGGGGCCTCAGATGACAGGACTCGGCGCACGGAGTCAATGGGTCCGACGGTGAATTCCGGGGTAAGCTCCGGCGTGGCCTCCGGGGCTTGGGCTTGCGGCGAGGGAATGGTGAGCGTGGCGACGAACGCAGCAAGGACGAGTAAGGCAAGTGCAGCAGCGCGCATATCGGCGTGCCTCGTCTATGCAGGGTAGATACGCACATCTTACCACGGCCTGCCTACGTCGTAACCTATGGTTTGCCGGCGTTGTTGGCGACCGCGCGCTGCGGGCCGATGGTGGGGAGGCATTCGGGCGCGCTGAGGCGCGGATTTGTTGCAACATCTTGCGTTTAATGGTATATGAGAAATGTCCGCTTTAGGCGCGGATAGTTTTATTTGCACTGAGGGAGAATTCACATGGCAACATCAGCGACTTCTGGAAACAATGTCATTGCAGTACTAGCCGCCATTTACACAATAATCCTCTGTATCATCCAGATCTGTGGCGGCGTGGTCATCGGGCTGCTGTCCGGCGGGCTGGGCGCAATCGGCCGTGCGGCAACCGAAGCTGGCGTCGAGGACCCGAGCCTGACCGAATTGGGGAATGCCACCGGGGCGACCGGAATCGTCAGCATCATCCTCGTCGTTGTCGGGATCGCGCTGCTGGCGGCTTCGGTCGGCGTGTTCATGCGCCGTCCGTGGTCGTACTGGCTGATGATTGCGATGCACGTCGCGTTCGTCGTGCTCACCCTGCTGAGCGCCGGGCTGTCCAACATCGTGTCGATTATCTTCATGGTGCTCAGCGCAGGCGTAGCCGCCGCGTTCTTCCTGATGCCGGACATCAAGCGCGCGCTCAACGTCGCGTAAGAACCCGTCCCACAGCTTTGACCGACTACAACAACAGCCCCGCTCAATCGAACGGGGCTGTTGTTGTGAGTGTTCAGTTTTCAGTCGTCAGGATTCAGCCGTCAGTGCCTTTCAACTGACAACGGGTCACTGCCGACTGTTACCTAAGCGCGGAGCGCTTAGAAGTCCATCCCGCCGCCGCCCGGGGGCATGGCCGGCGCCTTGTCTTCCTCGGGCACGTCGGTGATGAGCGCTTCGGTGGTCAGGATCATCGCCGCGATCGAGGCCGCGTTGGCGACCGCGCTGCGGGTGACCTTGGCCGGATCGGGGATGCCTGCCTCGATCATGTCGATGTAGGTGTTGCTCACCACGTCGTAGCCGATGCGCAGGTTGTTCTTCTCGCGCTGCAGGCGGCGGACTTCCTGAATGATGACCGCGCCATCCTCGCCGGCGTTGCTGGCAATCTTGCGCATCGGCATCTCGAGCGCCTTGCGCAGGATGTTGACGCCGGTGTTCTCGTCGTCATTCTCGAGCTTGTAGCCGTCGAGCGAGGCGACCGCGTTCACGAGCGCGACACCACCGCCCGACACGATGCCTTCTTCGACCGCCGCGCGGGTGGCGCCGAGGGCGTCCTCAACGCGGTGCTTCTTTTCCTTCAGCTCGGTCTCGGTGGCGGCACCGACGCGGATGATCGCGACACCGCCGCTCAGCTTGGCCAGACGCTCCTGCAGCTTCTCGCGGTCGTAGTCGCTGGTCGTCAGCTCGATTTCCTTGCGAATTTCTTCGATGCGGCCCTTGATCTGGCCGGGATCGCCCTGACCGTCGACGATGACCGTGTTTTCCTTGCTGCTCACGACCTTGGCCGCGCGGCCCAGATCCTGCAGCGTGACGGTCTCGAGCTTACGGCCGGTCTCTTCGCTGATGACGGTGCCACCGGTCAGGATGGCGATGTCACGCAGCATGGCCTTGCGGCGATCACCGAAGCCCGGCGCCTTGACGGCCAGCACGTTCAGGATGCCGCGCAGCTTGTTCAGCACCATCGTGGCCAGCGCCTCGCCGTCGACGTCCTCGGCGATGATCACCAGCTCGCGCTTGCCGATCTGCATCAGCTTCTCCAGCATCGGCAGGATGTCCTGCGCGGCGCTGATCTTCTTGTCGTAGATGAGGATGTAGGGATCGGACACGACCGCTTCCATCGACTCGGCGGCGGTGATGAAGTACGGGCTGATGTAGCCGCGGTCGAACTGCATACCCTCGACGTACTCGGTCTCGAACTCGACGCCGCGGCTTTCCTCAACGGTGATGACGCCGTCCTTGCCGACCTTGTCCATCACTTCAGCGATCAGGTTACCGATCTCGCTGTCCTGCGCGCTGACGCTGGCAACCGACGCAATTTCGTCGCGGGTCTCGATCTGGGTGGCCTGATCCTTGATCGCCTTGACGACGACCTCGGCAGCGGCCAGGATGCCGCGCTTGAGCTGCATCGGGTTGGCGCCGGCGGCGACGTTCTTCAGACCTTCATTGACGATCGCCTGAGCCAGCACGGTGGCGGTGGTGGTGCCATCGCTGGCGGCGTCGTCGGTCTTGGTGGCGGCTTCCTTTAGAAGCTGCGCCCCCATATTCTCATACGGATCTTCCAGTTCGATGTCCTTGGCGACCGTGACGCCGTCATGGGTCACGGTGGGGGCGCCGAACTTCTTGTCGAGCGCGACGTTGCGGCCCTTCGGCCCCAGCGTCGTGGCGACGGCGGCGGCGAGCTTGTCGACGCCGGCCTGCATGCGGCGGCGCGCTTCTTCCTTAAAGATCAACTGCTTGGGCATGGCTATTCTCCTCCGAGAGTCTCTCGTTTGTCGCAGAATTCAGGACGAAGGCAAAACTGGGGGTTATTCCAGAATGCCCAGTACGTCGGTTTCCTTCATGATCAACAGCTTCTTGCCATCAAGCTTGATTTCGGTGCCGGCGTACTTGGCGAACAGGATCGTGTCGCCGGTCTTGACGTCCATTTCGATGCGCTTGCCTTCGTCGTCGCGGCGGCCGGCGCCGGCGGCGAGGACCTTGCCCTGCTGCGGCTTTTCCTTGGCAGTCTCGGGCAGAAGCAGGCCGCTGGGCAGCTTGTCTTCGCCTTCGGACGGCTCGACGAGGATACGGTCACCTAGTGGGCGGAGGTTCATGGTGGTCTCCTTATGATCTCAAATCGGGTCGCAGTTTAGCACTCACACACCGATAGTGCTAATTCACGCCGGAAATATACATACATTTCGCCGTGTACGTCAAGCGCAAACTACGACTTCTAGCAAACTTCATATACAAGTGACAGGGATTGGAGTAGTCAGGTTTCAGTGGTCAGGAGTCAGTTGTCAGATCCAAGGATTCAGGAGCCAAGGTTTGAGTAGCTGCGGACGACGGCAAGTTGCTCCTCATCCAGATTTCTTGGTGAACTGCTGACCGGTATTGCCAGACCTGCACTGTCAACTGACCACTGACACCTGACCACTGGCTCCTTCCCCTCTTGCACATGCCGCCGTCCATCTGGCACTCTTATCGGCAGAGTGCACATTGTCCCGAAAGCCGCCTCTGATGACTGCTTCGAACCATCCCCCGCTGAGTCCGCACGCATATACGGTGTCGCAGTATGGCGCCGCTGCCGCCATTGCCGCGCTGACCTTCTCTGCACCGGTGCAGGTCCTGATCGCGCTGCGGGTGCCGGGGGCGGGATTGTTCGTCGTGACCGCGATCCTGTCGTTGCTGCTGACACTGCCCTTGTTCCTGCTGCTGCGCGCGACGCCGCCGGTAACGACCGACGACGCGGGCATCACGCTCAAGCCGCGTGTGGGGCGCACGCTCACGATCGCATGGGGCGACGTGCACGAGGTCAGGCCGTATCCGCTGCTGCCGCCGACGGACTCCGAGGCCGTGCGCCGCGCCGCCGTAGGGCGGAGAAGATACCGCGTCGCCGAGGGCATCATGCTGCGCTGTGCCGGTCTGCCATGGCCGTACCGCGTCGTCGGTTGGTTCGCGGGCGAGGGGTTCCGCCCCGTGTTCGCCGTCACGAACCGGTCGCACGCCGAATACGACCGGCTCAAAAAAGAGATCGAACGGCGGGTGAAGCCGCGCTAATGCCAACCGTCCATGGAACTTCGCCTCGTCCCCGAAACCGACCTATCGTCGTGGGGGGGTGGGGGGGGGGGGGGGCGGGGGGGCCGCAGCCACTGGTATCCCTACCGTGACTTCGATTCGTGGATGAGCCGTGTCGATCCGCAGCGGGTGTATGGCCTCTACCAAGACTCGTTCCTGATCGGCACGTTCAACCTGACCGACACGCCGCGCCCGTATCAGCGCGAGGGTGGCTGGGGCGGGGGGGGGGGGGGTTGGCGGATCGGCCTGCGTTTAGTGGGCAGGGGCTGGGCGATGGCGCAGGCCGATCGGATCGCACAGGACGGCGGATACGCGGCTATCCGGTTCGACGGTGTCGCCAGCAACGCCCCGTTGATGCGCTTCTACGATTCGCTAGGTTACGAACGGCGCGGCGTCATGGATTTGACCGGGCAGGGCTGGCAGCCTGTGATGTGCTACGAACGGATATTCTCAGCGCGATAAACCGCCGGTGCCGAGCTGCGTCAGCAGCCGGTCGGCACGCGCGATTAGCGGTTCGTCGCGGACTTGGCAGGCAAGATTGCGGCCGGTGCGTGCAGCGGCCCAACCGGCGCTGTGGCGTTCGGTTCGCATGAACAATTCGGCCAGCGTGAGGGCGGCCTGTGCACCAATGCGGCGAGTGCCATAACGTTCCGCGAGATCGGCGGCGGTGGTCAAATGCGTGTGCGCTTCGCCGATATGGCCGGCCAGCATCAGAGTCTCGCCGAGGGCGACGTATGTTGCCGCCATCCAGACCCGCAGGCCGTCGTCCATGCGAAGCGTCAGTGCGCAATTGAGATGAGACAGCGCGGCGCTGCTGTCACCCCACGCTCGCAGCAGCAGTCCCAACGTATGCAACGCATCGGCTTCGATGTCTGCGCGGCCGCAGCGCTGGGCAAGGTCGAGCGCGAGTTGCGCGGTGTCCAGCGCCTCTTCAGGTTGGCCGAGCTTGAACGTCATCCCGCTCCACGCCACCCGTACTGCCGCTTGAACCGCCATGTCACCCGCCCTGCGCGCATGCTCCAGCGCGTGAATCAGCGCCGCCCGTGCGCCGCTATAGTCGGACCGTTGGAAGCGCGCCTGCTGAATCAGCGCGAGCCTTCCGCGTTCGAGGTACAGCGCCGCCAACGGGCCCGGTAGCTCGCTGCGCCCGATCTGGCGCTCCGCGACGTTCAGGTGACGCAGCGCCTCGCGCGTGCCTTCGCCGTCAAGGATCACCATGTCGACATATAGCCGCGCGCGGGTGAGCTGGAGGCTGATCCGCTCGTGGTCGGTGGCGTACGGCATGCTCACGTGGCTGATCTCTTGCGGGAGCGCGTTCAGCGCGCTGTGCATCTGCCCGCCGTAGAACAGGGTGGTCGCCGCGCTGCAAGCCGCGTGCATATCGAGTACCGTGTTCATGACACATCCTCGCGCACATAGTCGAGCTTCCAACTGCCGTCCCACGTTTTGCCGCCGTCCGTCGTGCGTTCGTATCGCCACGCGAACCGGTCGGAGTGGATGTCGTCGAAGACCTCACGCATGGCCGTGTCCCCGGCGATGGTGCCGTCTGCGTTGACAAATCGCTCGGCATAGCCGGTGAATCGGCGTGCTTCCGAGTCCCACGCGCCGACCCAGTTCAGAATCGAACCGCCCGGTTCGCTATCCACCCACCGCTGACGCCATCTTCCGACGCTGGCGTCGAACTTGCGCAGGCTCCACGCCTCGAACGGCTTGCCGTTCAGCGGCCCGCAGAAATGTTCGAAGATCAGGTTGCCGCCGAGTTCGCGCGTATGGAACGCCGTCAAGTCTTCTTCGACCCACGACCCGCTTTCGGTCAGCAATCGCGACCGTACGCGCCACCGGCCGATGAACCAGTCAAGTTCCGCCATATGCGGATCGGGGTCGGGCAGGGGACGGTTCGGGTCGCTCATCGCTCGTACTCCTTGCGCATATACTCTACAGGGGATGCACCGGGAATTGCAGCTCGGTCACGGTCGCCGATTGCTCGCTTTCCCAGTCGATGTGATGGTAGATCTCGCGCCCCGGCCCGCTGATCGCGTAGCCGCTCTCGTCGATCCAGCGGCCCAGCGCGGTATACCCCTCCGACAACGACAGCCACGGACCGCGATGGACGGTAACCGCCATCGTCGGCACGGCAGGCAGGGCGACCGGCTTCATCTCGCGCCGATGGGACAGCGGTATGTGCTGCGTGCCGTGTTCGGATGGGAACCCGACTTCGACATCGATGGTCTCGAGCTCGTACGCTTCGTCGTGGAATACCGCCATCAGGTTCGTGCCCAGTGTGGATAGGGCGTACGAGTGCGTCTCTCGCAGCAGGTCGACCAGCGCGTTCATCGTTGGGACGACCGTGCGTACGGCCGTAATCTCCATCGGGTCTGCGCTCTTGATAGCGACCTCGTACGGAGGCGCTGCCACCGTGGTGTCGATCTGCCGCAGGCGTGCCTCGACCATCCGCAGCATCGACGCGGCCTCGTCGATCTCCTGTTCGAGCTGTGCGCGCTTGAGGGTCAGCATGGCGCGCAGGTCGTCGGCGCTCGGATGGTCGCGCAGGAGTGACCGGATTTGCGGCAGGGCGAGGCCCATCGCACGCATCGCCAGAATCCGGTTGACCTCGGCGATTTGGTCGATGGCGTAGTAGCGATACCCGGTGTCGGCGTCGATCGTGGCCGGCTTGAGCACGCCTTCGGCGTCCCAGTGGCGCAGCGCCTTGACCGATACCATACAGATTTTCGAGAACTCGCCGATCTTGAACATGGCCCGCAGCCCCTCCCCATACCCGTCATTAAAAACTCTACCCCAGCGGGAGAGTCAAATGAAAAGATGCGGAGGCTCCGCCTCCACGCCTCTGCAAGGGGGCGTAAGCCTTCTGGCGGGGTTTGGGGGCAGCGCTCCTGTGGGGTTCTACTCTTCGATGACGTACGAGAAAAGCGCGCCGCACATGAGCAGATAGCCGGCGGCGGTGATCGCCAGCAGGCCGAGCCAGCCGATCCAGAGCGATTCCGGTTGGCCGGAGAACATGCCGTTGGAGGCCCGCACGGCGCATAACAGCACCGGCAGCGCCGTCGGCAACATGATGATCGGCAGCAGGGAATCGCGCGAGCGCGCCTGCACCGCGATGGCGGCTAGCAGCGTACCGACAGCCGACAGGGCGAGCGATCCGAGCACGACCGCCGCAATGATCGTCGGATGAGCCAGCGGCAGGTTGTAGAGAATGGTCATAAGCGGCAGCAGGATCAGGCCGATGAGGCTGGAGAAGACGAAGTTCGACAGCGCTTTGCCGAGAAAGATCGAGGCGCGCGGCATCGGCGAGAGCAGCATCGCGTCGAGGCTGCCCTGTTCGCGCTCGCCGCCGAGGCTGCGGTTCAGGCCGAGCATGACGGCGAATGTGACCGTCACCCACAGCACACCACCCGCCACCGCGTCGCGCGTCTGGCGATCGAGCTCGAGCGCGAAGCTGAAGGCGAGGATGCACAGCACCGAGAACAGGCCCATCATGCTGAGCAGTTCCCGGCTGCGCATCTCGGCGCGCAGGTCTTTGGCAAAGACGGCGAAGGCGGCGGGCCACAATCCGGTCATGTCATTCCTTCCGATCGGTGCCGGGCGATTATACGCGATTTGACCGTCGTCCCCAGCGGACGGTATGCTCGATGTGTCGATCTACCGCAGATTCGAGGATGGATGTCCGTGACTCGACCGTCGTCGCATTGGCGGATACCCGCCGCGGTATTGCTGATTCTGATGATGGTGGGTGTGGCACAGCCGGCGCCGACTGCGCGCGATCTACTGCCACGGGTGGGGATCGCCGCCGTTTCTGCTGCCGAGATGGAACCGCTGGCGGCCGGCTTGTCAGACGTGGAGTGGCTGCTGGCCGGAGGCGTGCCGTACACGATCGGCACCGTCGACGGGCGACTCGTCGTACTGTTTCAAGCGGGGCCGGGCATGGTGAATGCTGCGGCGCGCATTCAGCACGCGTTGGATCGCTTCGCGATTACGCATCTGATCTTCAGCGGTGCCGCCGGGGCACTTGAGCCGGGTCTGGCACCGGGGCAAGTCGTGGTGCCGCGCTGGTGGGTCAACCACCAATTCGGCGTATTCACCGACGATGGCATCCAACCCCTGCCGCTGCACATCTATCCGGCCGGTGGCGAGCCGCTGCAGGTCGATGGTTTCGAGGTCGATCCCGAGTTGTACGCGATCGCGGAGCGCATCGACGGCGTCCGTGCGGGCGGCACAGGCGTGAGCGGCGACCAGTTCATCCGCAGCGACGCGGCGCGTGGGGATTTGGCGTCACGCTTTGCGGCGCGTATCGTCGACATGGAGAGCGCGGCGGCGGCGCAAGTTGCGCTGCTTAACGACGTGCCGTTCATTGCCGTGCGTGCCATCAGCGACGACGCGGGCGACATGGCCGACGGCCAGATCGAGGCGCAGATCGTGCAGGCGGGGCGGGCTGCCGCCGCGGCCACGCTGGAGCTTGTACGCCTGCTTCCATGAGCGTAGGCGAATAATCGATATAACACTCTCGCGAAACCGACCGTTTGGTCTGTATACTGCTGCCAGAGCAATTCGCCTGCGCACCAGCGTTATAGGAGCACCATGACCCGCACCATCGAAACGACCGCGCCGGTACGCCCGCCGCGCATGCCCGGCATCCCATATCTCACTGACAACGTCAACATGCTCAACGATCCGCTCCGCTACCTCGTGCAGGGGTATCGCGAGCTGGGGCCAGTATTCCGCGTGCGCATGGGCTTCACCGAGTACACCGTCTTGGCGGGACTTGAGGCGAATCTGTTTCTCCAGCGCGAGGCCGAGCAGTACCTGACCAGCGAAACGCTGTTCGGCGGGATGGCGCGCCAGTTCAACACCGACGTCATGCTGACGATGCTCGATGGCGAGCCGCACCGGCACATGCGCAAGGTCATGCGGCCCGGGTTCTCGCGTTCTGCGATTGCGCCGCACGTCGCCAAGGTGCTCGATGTCGTGCGCGAATTCGCCGAGACGTTGAAGCCGGGCGACGACGTGGCGGTGTTCGACAGCATGCGCCGGCTTGTCTGTAATGAGATTGGCCTGATCACCACCGGCGTCAAGCCGGGTGACCGCTATCAGGACATTCTGACCTTCCTCGCCGGCGCGATGAACGTCGAAGTCGTCAAGGTGTGGCCGCGCGTGATGCTCAGCCGTCCCTCGTGGAAGCAGGCCAAGGCGAACATGCTGGCGCTCGGCAAGGAAATTCTCGATCTGCATCGCGCCGATCCTCCGCGCGAGGGCGGACGCACGCCGGACATGATCGACGATCTGCTGGCGTCGGTGCGTCCTGACGGTGACCCGTTCACCGAAGACGACCTGATCTCCTTCGCCGTCGGGCCGTACATCGCCGGCATCGACACGCTGGC of Candidatus Flexicrinis affinis contains these proteins:
- a CDS encoding 5'-methylthioadenosine/S-adenosylhomocysteine nucleosidase gives rise to the protein MTRPSSHWRIPAAVLLILMMVGVAQPAPTARDLLPRVGIAAVSAAEMEPLAAGLSDVEWLLAGGVPYTIGTVDGRLVVLFQAGPGMVNAAARIQHALDRFAITHLIFSGAAGALEPGLAPGQVVVPRWWVNHQFGVFTDDGIQPLPLHIYPAGGEPLQVDGFEVDPELYAIAERIDGVRAGGTGVSGDQFIRSDAARGDLASRFAARIVDMESAAAAQVALLNDVPFIAVRAISDDAGDMADGQIEAQIVQAGRAAAAATLELVRLLP
- a CDS encoding DUF1579 family protein, encoding MSDPNRPLPDPDPHMAELDWFIGRWRVRSRLLTESGSWVEEDLTAFHTRELGGNLIFEHFCGPLNGKPFEAWSLRKFDASVGRWRQRWVDSEPGGSILNWVGAWDSEARRFTGYAERFVNADGTIAGDTAMREVFDDIHSDRFAWRYERTTDGGKTWDGSWKLDYVREDVS
- a CDS encoding tetratricopeptide repeat protein; protein product: MNTVLDMHAACSAATTLFYGGQMHSALNALPQEISHVSMPYATDHERISLQLTRARLYVDMVILDGEGTREALRHLNVAERQIGRSELPGPLAALYLERGRLALIQQARFQRSDYSGARAALIHALEHARRAGDMAVQAAVRVAWSGMTFKLGQPEEALDTAQLALDLAQRCGRADIEADALHTLGLLLRAWGDSSAALSHLNCALTLRMDDGLRVWMAATYVALGETLMLAGHIGEAHTHLTTAADLAERYGTRRIGAQAALTLAELFMRTERHSAGWAAARTGRNLACQVRDEPLIARADRLLTQLGTGGLSR
- the groES gene encoding co-chaperone GroES, whose amino-acid sequence is MNLRPLGDRILVEPSEGEDKLPSGLLLPETAKEKPQQGKVLAAGAGRRDDEGKRIEMDVKTGDTILFAKYAGTEIKLDGKKLLIMKETDVLGILE
- a CDS encoding cytochrome P450 codes for the protein MTRTIETTAPVRPPRMPGIPYLTDNVNMLNDPLRYLVQGYRELGPVFRVRMGFTEYTVLAGLEANLFLQREAEQYLTSETLFGGMARQFNTDVMLTMLDGEPHRHMRKVMRPGFSRSAIAPHVAKVLDVVREFAETLKPGDDVAVFDSMRRLVCNEIGLITTGVKPGDRYQDILTFLAGAMNVEVVKVWPRVMLSRPSWKQAKANMLALGKEILDLHRADPPREGGRTPDMIDDLLASVRPDGDPFTEDDLISFAVGPYIAGIDTLASTLAFFVYAIAKHPEIRARAKAEVDALFDAGTPDLNDFRKLEFLHAAAIENLRRFPATPFTPRAVKHPFTFAGYDFAVGTEVMFANGVTHMLDEYYPDPLKFDPERHLTGEAPPPGVFAPYTLGPHTCLGAGMAEGLALITMAGLLRHTKLELPNPDYTVKIRTMPLPNPGQSFRVKVADKPV
- a CDS encoding MerR family transcriptional regulator produces the protein MFKIGEFSKICMVSVKALRHWDAEGVLKPATIDADTGYRYYAIDQIAEVNRILAMRAMGLALPQIRSLLRDHPSADDLRAMLTLKRAQLEQEIDEAASMLRMVEARLRQIDTTVAAPPYEVAIKSADPMEITAVRTVVPTMNALVDLLRETHSYALSTLGTNLMAVFHDEAYELETIDVEVGFPSEHGTQHIPLSHRREMKPVALPAVPTMAVTVHRGPWLSLSEGYTALGRWIDESGYAISGPGREIYHHIDWESEQSATVTELQFPVHPL
- a CDS encoding heme exporter protein CcmB, translating into MTGLWPAAFAVFAKDLRAEMRSRELLSMMGLFSVLCILAFSFALELDRQTRDAVAGGVLWVTVTFAVMLGLNRSLGGEREQGSLDAMLLSPMPRASIFLGKALSNFVFSSLIGLILLPLMTILYNLPLAHPTIIAAVVLGSLALSAVGTLLAAIAVQARSRDSLLPIIMLPTALPVLLCAVRASNGMFSGQPESLWIGWLGLLAITAAGYLLMCGALFSYVIEE
- the groL gene encoding chaperonin GroEL (60 kDa chaperone family; promotes refolding of misfolded polypeptides especially under stressful conditions; forms two stacked rings of heptamers to form a barrel-shaped 14mer; ends can be capped by GroES; misfolded proteins enter the barrel where they are refolded when GroES binds), with protein sequence MPKQLIFKEEARRRMQAGVDKLAAAVATTLGPKGRNVALDKKFGAPTVTHDGVTVAKDIELEDPYENMGAQLLKEAATKTDDAASDGTTTATVLAQAIVNEGLKNVAAGANPMQLKRGILAAAEVVVKAIKDQATQIETRDEIASVASVSAQDSEIGNLIAEVMDKVGKDGVITVEESRGVEFETEYVEGMQFDRGYISPYFITAAESMEAVVSDPYILIYDKKISAAQDILPMLEKLMQIGKRELVIIAEDVDGEALATMVLNKLRGILNVLAVKAPGFGDRRKAMLRDIAILTGGTVISEETGRKLETVTLQDLGRAAKVVSSKENTVIVDGQGDPGQIKGRIEEIRKEIELTTSDYDREKLQERLAKLSGGVAIIRVGAATETELKEKKHRVEDALGATRAAVEEGIVSGGGVALVNAVASLDGYKLENDDENTGVNILRKALEMPMRKIASNAGEDGAVIIQEVRRLQREKNNLRIGYDVVSNTYIDMIEAGIPDPAKVTRSAVANAASIAAMILTTEALITDVPEEDKAPAMPPGGGGMDF